One stretch of Robbsia betulipollinis DNA includes these proteins:
- a CDS encoding IS30 family transposase, which produces MTCHVELARQLNLDIWFADPYAPWQRGSNENTNGLLRQFLPKGIDLSGVSQMQLNDIARLLNGRPRQTLGWKTPEEVMAMELAAEGFANRCT; this is translated from the coding sequence GATGACCTGTCATGTCGAATTGGCCCGGCAATTGAACTTGGATATCTGGTTCGCTGATCCGTACGCGCCATGGCAACGCGGCAGCAATGAAAACACGAATGGTCTGCTACGTCAGTTCTTGCCCAAAGGGATCGACCTGTCGGGAGTGAGCCAGATGCAACTCAACGACATTGCCAGATTGCTCAATGGCCGTCCTCGTCAGACACTGGGCTGGAAAACCCCGGAAGAAGTCATGGCAATGGAGTTGGCCGCCGAAGGATTCGCTAACCGTTGCACTTGA